AATTCAGACTATTAGGATTACTAGTTTTATTATGAGTAAGTCGGACTACTAAGATTACTGtttttattatgtgttattcGGACTACCATATATATTGCAAGTAGTACGTATGTTTAGTATATAGAACCCATATATTTGTGTTAATGGACTACATATAtagtaaatatgtatatttaaaattattttttgatgattattttcaatagtttaagaaaacttatcattttctaaaaaaactttcttaactTTCATTGTTATTATGTGAATGGTTAGACTGTTGTAAGGAGAATCTAACGAAATACGTATTTCTGGTAAATTTTTGCTGCAAATGTTTTCTTTATCAATAATCATAGTGTAAAATCATTGGTTTTACTACAAAAATTTCTCTTTTGTCATGGTTTAACTAGATAAACGTAAAAATTGCCAAAGTATTAATGTGTGTAAAGTAGTATTACTATCTCCTTGAAGATTACCATGAATTACTAAGTGTTAAATATAATCTATTTACGATGATTGCACGTTTTACAagtgaaatttgttttttcttttaaaaaaattctcttattttaatattatatattttagtggTTTACATGTGTTAATCATTTATGGTATttcattttatagtggtttttaGGCATAGTTAACCGAATATATCCAGTTATCCAGTTATCTGACTAACTCATTTTTGGGCATAGTAGAACTAGTAAATCCATGCACCACACCAAGTTTTAAACATTCAAAAGCATTATCCTACCAAATTTgaaacatccaaaatatttaaataacatcctaaatacataaataaaagataaacaactAAGAAAGGCCAATATCATCTTCCTTGAGAATGAGATGCTTCACATCGTTGAACTCCACCTCAGTTCCAGCGTACTTGTGGAGTAAATGATTTGTGCTCCAGTCTACACCACAAGAAGAAAGGCCAATATTAGCATGAAACCGAAGCAAACGAAGAAAGAGCAGCGGCTTGAAGGGGATTGTGAGGTTTACTTACAGGGACAGTGATATCAACTTTGTTCTTCCCAATAATTCCCCTTTCACCCACAGCAACGACTTCACCTCCTTGAGGTTTCGATTGACCTGTAGATGGAAGTAAGATACCTCCCATTGTCTTCTCCTCTGCCTCCTTGATCTTCACCAAAATTCTATCTCCCATTGGCTTAATTGAAGCGTACTGTAAATAACACAAGAAACAATCAAAAACTTATAATTCATAACTAAAGGAGGAAGGAACGTATCCAAATATCTTTACAAACCAACCTTGTAAAAATAACCTAaagctatgttttttttttcatctggcCAGAGCTATGGAAACAGCAAATCCAAACATTCAGATACGTTTTTTCACCGGTTCAATCAAATGAGCAAGTAGTACATACCTTAGGAGCAACGACAGAAGCAGCTTTGACAACCAAAGAACGGAACTGGCTCTGCTTAAGGGTGCCTGGTTTCAAAGTTCCAAACTAGGCACTCGAGGCTAAGCTCTTGGCGACACAGTAACTGGTGATATTGTAAGTTGTGTCGTCGCCATTTCTGCTATCAgtcaaacacacataaaactCACAATTGTTAGATTCGACCCAGATTTGACCAATTTTCTGCAAAAACCAGTCACTATTGAGAGATCCCATTGGTTTCTCCGCCCAAAGATAAGACCTTTTATGTTTCTCTCTGTGAACCGATAGTGACGAGAGAGGGTAGGCAAGTAACGAGAAGAGATTCATACCTTGAGGATAAGAGAAAGGATTGTGACTTAAAGGAGTGACGTCGACGTCGTCTTCTTGACTCATTATCGTTTCCAGCGCGACGTGACCACTGTTGCCGTTGTTGCTTCTGATGATTCTGCTGGTACGACTGATAATCAGGATTCGGCCGCTCTCCACGTCCCGGCTGATATCTTGTCGGTCAGCGAACGAACAGAAGAAAAAACGAATCGAAAGTTCCTATTTGTTTATCCACAAATTGAAGAAGAGAAAGCGTTATAGAAAAACTTTCTCGGGAAAAAAATTGGTTAGTTCTTGTCGGAGGGCTTCAATGGGTTTAGTTGGAACGAAACGCGGTCGTTTTAGCTTTAGATTGGGTCGGTTTTGGTGATTGGGTTTGGGTGGTCGGATCTTTAGATTGGGCCGTGTAAATATTCTAGTTTATCAAGGAGCAATTCGTCTTTAGCCACTCATTAACCACAttatccttttaaaaaaaaaaataagaaagaaattatatattatattaaaggGACATACGGGGATTTTTTAAGAGGGCTTGGGGCATATCGAGTTAAAGTCCTCTTGGTTGCGGAGACACTCCATCTTTCTTTCTAGTTCTCTAAAACACGTTGGGGGATTCACCAGCTGAAACTACTCTTATTCTCTCGTATTTGACTGTGATAAGGATTAGTAACCtttcttttaaaactatttgaaTCTATTACATGATTAACTAAGGACTGTTGATTCTTAGTGCTGGTTCAATCTTCCAAGGTAGTAAAAAACAAGTGAAGGCTCAGTAGTTCAACCACAAACACATAATTAGAAAAACAAACACTCGAATAAAACATGTGATGAGTACGGTTATTAAAACAACATAAGCGCACTGAACACACTCAAACAGAACAATGTTATAGTCATACATTGACACGGAACGGTGAaaagacttttatttatatactgaatctgGTCCGGTTATATCCTCTTTGTGCTTTTTAGAAATCCACTTTTCGAAAACTTTTTAGGTTTTCCAACGCCCATTGGCTCATCAAGATTGCTTTTTCACACATTATATCTTTAAATGTAGGGGGTGTTTCCACCATATCTGGATTTGTTATCCTTTTTTGGCTATTCAAGAAGCTTCCTGGTCTCAGAATATCTAAGATATAGGGACCATGACGCTCGAAGTTCAAGGGTTTTGTCGGATTGTCTAGGAACTCGCATAAGCTCTTGACTCTGATCAGTGGGACTGGAGGATACATGGTCTTGATGGGTGATCCCTCGAATTTTAATTCGACATTAGATGGGAACTCAGGGAAACTTTTGATCTTTATGCAACTAGGGAGATCAACAACTCTGAGCTTATGCAAATTACGAATGGATGGGAAACTCTGCAAGTTCTTACAGCCGCAGAGATCAATTTGCTCGAGGTTTCGAGCTTCTGAAAGTTCATTAACTTCGAGCAGCTTCCGAGAATGTCTAAGGTTGATCCTCTTCAGCATCTTAAGGTTCTGAACAAAGAGAAACACATGTTGAAGTAAACGAATAAGggaaatatataattaagttttaTTTGGAGTTTTCTTACTTTGGTTCCTCCCCAAAGAGTTTGTAGTTGACTGTAAGGCATGTTGAGTTCAACAAGGTTGCTTGGATCAAAATCTTGAGGTAAAGATTTCAAAGGGTAAGTCTCCCAATGGAAAAATCTAAGCCCATAAGGCAGAGAGAAAGACTCAAGGGCCTTGCCATGTTTTCCAGGATTACTATAGTAAATACTCAGGTATCTAAGGTTGTACATAGATCTGAATAAAGAAAGTTCCACATCCGGGTTTAAGTTAGATGCATCCAGAGATATGGCTTCGATGTCGGTAGTGccctgaaataacataacaTAAGAGCTTATGGATGATGTAGAAGATAATTGGTTGAAAAATATGGTAGAATAAGACATTACCAATACACATTTGAAACTTGTGTTGGAGTCTTCACTGCACCTCCCTATTTTCTTGACTACCCCCTGAATCATGTTATGCATTTCCAACTTGTTTTCTGAAATAGTCACCAGAGAGTTGGCCACAAGCCGGTCGATCCCAATCTCTGGGAAGAAACCAAGGTCTTGTAGTAGTTTCGACACATCTTCAACATGTTTGCCTGTGAAGCAAAACGCAATATACACAAGTATGTTCTTCTCGTTATCATTTAGTGCATAATAGCTACTCTTGACTACTTCCATAATCTGATGGGGAGGATCTTGCTTGAGCTTGAGGAACAAAGTCTCCTTTTGACTTGTTTGCTCGTGTGATGACATCTCTTTTCCGTATACTCTTAGAGCTAAAGGGTTTCCATTAGCGTATTCGATCACCTTCATAGAATTATCTTTAAGAAGATTAGTCTCTTTCACATCTTTTTCAAAGGCACACAAAGAAAATAGCTGCATAGCCTCGAGCTTGTTTAATCCTTCAACTTTGTAAGTTTGATTGACTTGATACTGAGAAAGGACTTGGTCATCTCTGGAGGCTATGATGATCAGGCTTCCAAGACTAAACGAGGGAAGCTCAGCAAGTAAAGACTCTGCGTATAGATGATTCCTTACAtcatcaagaacaagaagaacTCTTTTTGGAATGTTTTGATTTGTAAGGTTTTTGAAATGTTCCTGCAGCAAACTGTAAAGTCCCTTTGTTTCAAAAGTTTCATGAAAGTTTTGGAGGAAGCAAGTTACTTCATAGTCACTAGCCATTTGGTCAAAGACTGCTTTAGCAAGCTCCGTCTTTCCTATGCCTGGCATGCCCCAAAACCCTATGCTTTTGACTCCCCATTGTTGACTGCATAGCAAGTTACTTATATCCTGAAGCATCCTTGAGTAGATTCCGATTCGTTCTTTCGGAAAGATTTTCTCATAAACATCAGTAGCAATCTTTTCCACAAATTCGCAGTCACTAAAAGAGAAAAAGTATTGGT
This genomic stretch from Brassica napus cultivar Da-Ae chromosome C9, Da-Ae, whole genome shotgun sequence harbors:
- the LOC106403246 gene encoding disease resistance protein RRS1B-like, with amino-acid sequence MFTIPCSQKQSIHKKPQILRYFQVMTACNKVKISFDRSDETIRCSLVPHLSAAFGRKGISVLTDKHDEFCKCIASVFIFSKNYVSIKESLDDFFKTSQRRHDKVHVVATVFYGVNRSELEGNFAKALFEHPTSYQASQLRSAEEIITLPGHEKINKQSDCEFVEKIATDVYEKIFPKERIGIYSRMLQDISNLLCSQQWGVKSIGFWGMPGIGKTELAKAVFDQMASDYEVTCFLQNFHETFETKGLYSLLQEHFKNLTNQNIPKRVLLVLDDVRNHLYAESLLAELPSFSLGSLIIIASRDDQVLSQYQVNQTYKVEGLNKLEAMQLFSLCAFEKDVKETNLLKDNSMKVIEYANGNPLALRVYGKEMSSHEQTSQKETLFLKLKQDPPHQIMEVVKSSYYALNDNEKNILVYIAFCFTGKHVEDVSKLLQDLGFFPEIGIDRLVANSLVTISENKLEMHNMIQGVVKKIGRCSEDSNTSFKCVLGTTDIEAISLDASNLNPDVELSLFRSMYNLRYLSIYYSNPGKHGKALESFSLPYGLRFFHWETYPLKSLPQDFDPSNLVELNMPYSQLQTLWGGTKNLKMLKRINLRHSRKLLEVNELSEARNLEQIDLCGCKNLQSFPSIRNLHKLRVVDLPSCIKIKSFPEFPSNVELKFEGSPIKTMYPPVPLIRVKSLCEFLDNPTKPLNFERHGPYILDILRPGSFLNSQKRITNPDMVETPPTFKDIMCEKAILMSQWALENLKSFRKVDF